A genomic region of Bradyrhizobium sp. ORS 278 contains the following coding sequences:
- a CDS encoding lipid A biosynthesis lauroyl acyltransferase produces MSLLPLRTKLVIRQEVKSLGSSAVGALTVGMLKTTRYFDPQKTADRFARIAQWIGPKLREQRIGRDNLTKAFPEKSPEEIERILAGVWDNLGRVGAEFAHLDKIWDYDEEHPERSRIELTPRTHELFHQLRLDGKPALIFASHLANWEMPALAAVAHKLDTAILYRRPNIAAADRIIQEMRQVKMGTLIPAGRDAPLRLGQALKNGQHVAMLVDQYLTGGVEVTFFGRKTRANPMLARLLRQVECPVHGVRIIRLPGNRFRAELSEEVKPVRDANGQIDIQGMTQAVTNVVEGWVREYPEQWLWLHRRWR; encoded by the coding sequence ATGAGTCTCCTGCCCCTCCGGACCAAGCTCGTCATCCGCCAGGAGGTGAAGTCGCTCGGATCCTCCGCCGTCGGCGCACTGACGGTCGGCATGCTCAAGACGACGCGCTATTTCGATCCGCAGAAGACGGCCGACCGCTTCGCGCGCATCGCGCAGTGGATCGGTCCCAAGTTGCGCGAGCAGCGCATCGGTCGCGACAATCTCACGAAAGCCTTCCCGGAGAAATCGCCCGAGGAGATCGAGCGTATCCTCGCCGGTGTCTGGGACAATCTCGGCCGAGTTGGCGCCGAGTTCGCCCATCTCGACAAGATCTGGGACTATGACGAGGAGCATCCCGAGCGCAGCCGGATCGAGCTGACGCCGCGCACGCACGAGCTGTTTCACCAGCTCCGCCTCGACGGCAAGCCGGCGCTGATCTTCGCGAGCCACCTCGCCAATTGGGAAATGCCGGCGCTGGCCGCCGTCGCCCACAAGCTCGACACCGCGATCCTCTACCGCCGCCCCAACATCGCCGCCGCCGACCGCATCATCCAGGAGATGCGCCAGGTAAAGATGGGCACCCTGATCCCCGCCGGCCGCGACGCGCCGCTGCGGCTCGGCCAGGCGCTCAAGAACGGCCAGCATGTTGCGATGCTGGTCGATCAGTACCTGACCGGCGGCGTCGAGGTGACGTTCTTCGGCCGCAAGACCCGCGCCAATCCGATGCTGGCCCGCCTGCTGCGCCAGGTCGAATGCCCCGTGCATGGCGTGCGCATCATCCGCCTGCCCGGCAACCGCTTCCGCGCCGAGCTGTCGGAGGAGGTGAAGCCGGTGCGCGATGCGAATGGACAGATCGACATCCAGGGCATGACGCAGGCGGTCACCAACGTCGTCGAAGGCTGGGTGCGCGAATATCCGGAGCAGTGGCTCTGGCTGCACCGCCGCTGGCGGTAA
- a CDS encoding VOC family protein encodes MFSHIMIGTNDLDKAKVFYDKLLGTLGVRPAKVDGHRIFYITPTGIFSVSKPINGQPATPANGGTIGYACSSSEQVDAWHAAGLEAGGTTCEDPPGVRQGSTGKLYLAYLRDLDGNKLCAMHRLA; translated from the coding sequence ATGTTTTCGCACATCATGATCGGCACCAACGACCTCGACAAGGCCAAGGTCTTCTACGACAAGCTGCTGGGCACGCTCGGCGTGCGCCCGGCCAAGGTCGACGGCCACCGCATCTTCTACATCACGCCGACCGGCATCTTCTCGGTCTCCAAGCCGATCAACGGGCAGCCCGCCACGCCGGCCAATGGCGGCACCATCGGCTATGCCTGCAGTTCGTCCGAACAAGTTGATGCCTGGCACGCGGCCGGCCTGGAAGCCGGCGGCACCACCTGCGAGGATCCGCCCGGCGTGCGCCAGGGATCGACCGGCAAGCTGTATCTCGCCTATTTGCGCGATCTTGACGGCAACAAGCTCTGCGCGATGCACCGGCTGGCCTGA
- a CDS encoding polyamine ABC transporter substrate-binding protein gives MTRGCIRSALALAAAVLTLSAAAAEERVVNFYNWSNYMAPGVLEDFTKETGIKVVYDTFDANETLETRLLAGKSGYDVVVPTAYFLQRQIKAKIFQPLDKAKLPNLANAWTVVTARLATYDPGNQFAANYMWGTTGIGYNVKAIEKILGAGVRIDSWDMVFKPENLARFKDCGVHMLDSADDIFPAALNYLGLDPNSTKQADLEKAAEVVGKVAPFVRKFHSSEYLSALATGEICLVVGWSGDIMQARSRAEEAKNGIEIGYAIPKEGAQMFFDNFAIPADAQHVPEAYALINYLYRPEVAAKNSDFLSYANGNLASQKLIDPKILGDKNIYPDDATLKKLFVIAAREPATQRLINRLWTKVKTGR, from the coding sequence ATGACGCGCGGCTGCATTCGCTCGGCTCTGGCCCTGGCGGCCGCAGTACTGACGCTCTCAGCTGCGGCAGCTGAGGAGCGCGTCGTGAACTTCTACAACTGGTCGAACTACATGGCGCCTGGTGTCCTTGAGGATTTCACCAAGGAGACCGGCATCAAGGTCGTCTACGATACCTTCGACGCCAACGAGACGCTGGAGACAAGGCTGCTCGCCGGCAAGTCCGGCTACGACGTCGTGGTGCCCACGGCGTATTTCCTCCAGCGCCAGATCAAGGCCAAGATCTTCCAGCCGCTCGACAAGGCGAAGCTGCCGAACCTCGCCAATGCCTGGACGGTAGTCACCGCGCGTCTCGCCACCTACGATCCCGGCAACCAGTTCGCCGCCAACTACATGTGGGGCACGACCGGCATCGGCTACAATGTGAAGGCAATCGAGAAGATCCTGGGCGCGGGCGTGCGGATCGACAGCTGGGACATGGTGTTCAAGCCGGAGAACCTTGCCAGGTTCAAGGATTGCGGCGTCCATATGCTGGATTCCGCCGACGACATCTTCCCGGCGGCGCTGAACTATCTCGGCCTCGATCCCAACTCGACCAAGCAGGCTGACCTGGAGAAGGCGGCCGAAGTGGTCGGCAAGGTCGCGCCCTTCGTGCGCAAGTTTCATTCGTCGGAATATCTGAGCGCGCTCGCCACCGGTGAGATCTGCCTCGTTGTCGGCTGGTCCGGCGACATCATGCAGGCCCGCAGCCGCGCAGAGGAGGCCAAGAACGGCATCGAGATCGGCTACGCGATCCCGAAAGAGGGCGCGCAGATGTTCTTCGACAATTTTGCCATCCCAGCCGATGCCCAGCACGTGCCCGAGGCGTATGCGCTGATCAACTATCTCTACCGGCCTGAAGTCGCGGCCAAGAACTCGGACTTCCTGTCCTACGCCAACGGCAATCTGGCGAGCCAGAAGCTGATCGATCCGAAGATCCTCGGTGATAAGAACATATATCCCGATGACGCGACCCTGAAGAAGCTGTTCGTCATCGCCGCCCGCGAGCCGGCGACGCAGCGCCTGATCAACCGGCTCTGGACGAAGGTGAAGACGGGGCGGTAG
- a CDS encoding aminotransferase, which translates to MISQNKVFADLPVTIFEQMSQLARDNNAINLGQGFPDDPGPEDIRRAAADAVLNGYNQYPSMMGLPELRQAIAAHYKHWHKLDLDPMSEVMVTSGGTEALTSAILSVVEPGDEVICFQPVYDSYLPIIRQAGGIPKLLRLEPPHWRLSEEMLRSAFSAKTKAVLFNNPLNPAAVVYPREDLELLARFCQDFDAVAICDEVWEHVVFDGREHIPLITIPGMRDRTIKVGSAGKIFSLTGWKIGFVCAAPQLLRVAAKVHQFLTFTTAPNLQTAVAYGLGKSDDYFINMRAELARSRDRLTAGLERLGFPVLKAQGTYFLTVDLSPLGLNETDEQFCRRIVHDYKVAAIPVSAFYEKDAVTSVVRFCFAKKDATLDTALERLSDAIHRR; encoded by the coding sequence ATGATTTCGCAGAATAAGGTCTTCGCCGATCTGCCCGTCACCATCTTCGAGCAGATGTCGCAGCTCGCGCGCGACAACAACGCCATCAATCTGGGGCAGGGCTTTCCCGACGATCCCGGTCCGGAGGACATCCGCCGCGCCGCTGCGGACGCGGTGTTGAATGGCTACAACCAGTATCCTTCGATGATGGGCCTGCCGGAGCTGCGCCAGGCCATCGCCGCGCATTACAAGCACTGGCACAAGCTCGATCTCGACCCGATGAGCGAGGTGATGGTCACCTCCGGCGGCACCGAGGCGCTGACCTCGGCGATCCTGTCCGTGGTCGAGCCGGGCGATGAGGTCATCTGCTTCCAGCCAGTCTACGATTCCTACCTCCCGATCATCCGCCAGGCCGGCGGCATTCCAAAACTGCTGCGGCTGGAGCCGCCGCATTGGCGGCTGTCGGAGGAGATGCTGCGCTCGGCGTTCTCCGCGAAGACCAAGGCCGTGCTGTTCAACAATCCGCTGAACCCGGCGGCCGTGGTCTATCCGCGCGAGGATCTCGAGCTGCTCGCCCGCTTCTGCCAGGATTTCGACGCGGTCGCGATCTGCGACGAGGTCTGGGAGCACGTGGTGTTCGACGGCCGCGAGCACATTCCGCTGATCACCATTCCCGGCATGCGCGATCGCACCATCAAGGTCGGCTCGGCCGGCAAGATTTTCTCGCTGACGGGCTGGAAGATCGGCTTCGTCTGCGCTGCGCCGCAGCTTTTGCGCGTCGCCGCCAAGGTGCATCAGTTCCTGACCTTCACGACCGCGCCGAACCTGCAGACGGCCGTGGCCTACGGCCTCGGCAAGTCCGACGACTATTTCATCAACATGCGTGCCGAACTCGCGCGCAGCCGCGACCGGCTCACAGCGGGACTCGAACGCCTCGGCTTCCCCGTGCTGAAGGCGCAGGGGACGTACTTCCTCACGGTCGACCTGTCGCCGCTCGGCCTCAACGAAACCGACGAGCAGTTCTGCCGGCGCATCGTCCACGATTACAAGGTGGCGGCGATCCCGGTGTCGGCATTCTACGAGAAGGATGCGGTGACCTCGGTCGTCCGCTTCTGCTTCGCCAAGAAGGACGCCACGCTCGACACGGCGCTGGAGCGCCTGTCCGATGCCATCCACCGACGCTAG
- a CDS encoding rhodanese-like domain-containing protein, which translates to MAVVHDLTPQDVAKGIAEGRILLVDVREPNEVAAEAYPDGIVVPLSAFDPKLIPDPQGKDVVFACRSGKRSVTASLAAQSAGMPYDKHLQGGMLGWKAAGLPIKTGG; encoded by the coding sequence GTGGCTGTTGTGCACGATTTGACCCCGCAGGACGTGGCCAAGGGGATCGCCGAGGGGCGAATTCTTCTGGTTGACGTGCGCGAGCCGAACGAAGTTGCTGCGGAAGCCTATCCCGACGGCATCGTTGTTCCCCTCTCGGCTTTCGACCCGAAGCTGATCCCGGACCCCCAGGGCAAGGATGTCGTGTTCGCCTGTCGCTCCGGCAAGCGCTCAGTGACGGCCTCGCTGGCCGCGCAATCCGCGGGCATGCCGTACGACAAGCACCTGCAAGGCGGGATGCTCGGCTGGAAGGCGGCCGGCCTGCCGATCAAGACCGGCGGCTGA
- a CDS encoding potassium transporter Kup — MTADIAATPAETPATNGHGDAHSTASFTALTLGSIGVVYGDIGTSPLYALREAVMAASSGGEAAPHAVMGVVSLILWALIVVVTLKYVVILLRADNHGEGGTLALMALAQRGVARGASIIVLLGIISGALFYGDAVITPALSVLSAIEGIKLVTAAFDPYVVPLTIIILVMLFAVQVRGTAKVAAFFGPIMLIWFLVIGIAAFPPILRHPEVLWAINPLHAVSFMLHHGIIGFITLGAVFLAVTGAEALYADLGHFGKRPIQTAWLFVVLPSLALNYLGQGALVIADAKAIENPFFLMFPDWALIPMVALATVATVIASQAVITGAYSLTRQAIQLGLLPRFEIRHTSEAHSGQIYIPRINKLLLVSVVLLVLLFKSSSALASAYGISVTGTMVVTAMMGFVVIWKVWRWSPIAAGALIAPFLFLDLTFLSANLLKVLEGGWVPLALGGFVMTLMYTWRRGSRLLFDKSRKLEFPLADLVAMLEKRPPQRVAGTAVFLTSDPLSAPTALMHSLKHYKVLHEKNVILTIETAPTPRIDPSERVRLEQISPTFSKVTLRFGFMESPNVPKALAIARKLGWQFDIMSTSFFLSRRALKPAAHSGMPRWQDHLFITMSRSANDATDYFQIPSGRVVEVGTQVTI, encoded by the coding sequence ATGACAGCCGACATCGCAGCCACGCCCGCGGAGACGCCGGCGACCAACGGGCATGGCGATGCCCACTCCACGGCCAGCTTCACGGCGCTGACATTGGGGAGCATCGGCGTCGTCTATGGCGACATCGGCACCAGCCCGCTCTACGCGCTGCGCGAAGCCGTGATGGCGGCCAGTAGCGGCGGCGAGGCGGCGCCTCACGCCGTCATGGGCGTGGTGTCGCTGATCCTCTGGGCGCTGATCGTCGTGGTGACCCTCAAATACGTCGTGATCCTGCTGCGGGCCGACAACCACGGCGAGGGTGGAACGCTGGCGTTGATGGCGCTGGCCCAGCGCGGGGTCGCCCGCGGCGCCAGCATTATCGTGCTTCTGGGCATCATCTCCGGTGCGCTGTTCTACGGCGACGCGGTGATCACGCCGGCGCTGTCGGTGCTGTCGGCGATCGAAGGCATCAAGCTGGTCACGGCCGCGTTCGACCCCTACGTCGTGCCGCTGACCATCATCATCCTTGTCATGCTGTTCGCGGTCCAGGTGCGCGGCACGGCCAAGGTCGCGGCCTTCTTCGGCCCCATCATGCTGATCTGGTTCCTGGTGATCGGCATCGCGGCGTTTCCGCCGATCCTGCGCCATCCTGAGGTGCTGTGGGCCATCAATCCGCTCCACGCCGTCAGCTTCATGCTGCATCATGGCATCATCGGCTTCATCACGCTCGGCGCCGTGTTCCTGGCGGTGACCGGGGCCGAGGCCCTCTATGCCGACCTCGGCCATTTCGGCAAGCGGCCGATCCAGACCGCGTGGCTGTTCGTCGTGCTGCCGTCGCTGGCGCTGAACTATCTAGGGCAGGGCGCGCTGGTGATTGCCGACGCCAAGGCGATCGAGAACCCGTTCTTCCTGATGTTCCCGGATTGGGCGCTGATCCCGATGGTCGCGCTGGCGACGGTCGCGACCGTCATCGCCAGCCAGGCCGTGATCACCGGCGCCTATTCGCTGACCCGGCAGGCGATCCAGCTCGGCCTCCTGCCGCGCTTCGAGATTCGGCACACCTCCGAAGCGCATTCCGGCCAGATCTACATCCCGCGCATCAATAAGCTGCTGCTGGTCTCGGTGGTGCTGCTGGTGCTGCTGTTCAAGTCTTCCAGCGCGCTGGCCTCGGCCTACGGCATCTCGGTCACCGGCACGATGGTGGTGACGGCGATGATGGGCTTCGTCGTGATCTGGAAGGTCTGGCGGTGGTCGCCGATCGCAGCCGGCGCGCTGATCGCGCCGTTCCTGTTCCTGGACCTGACCTTCCTGTCGGCGAACCTTTTGAAGGTGCTGGAAGGCGGCTGGGTGCCGCTGGCGCTCGGCGGCTTCGTGATGACCTTGATGTACACGTGGCGGCGCGGCAGCCGGCTGTTGTTCGACAAGTCGCGCAAGCTGGAATTCCCGCTCGCCGATCTCGTCGCGATGCTGGAGAAGCGGCCGCCGCAGCGGGTGGCCGGCACGGCCGTCTTCCTGACCTCGGATCCGCTGAGCGCGCCAACCGCGCTGATGCACAGCCTCAAGCACTACAAGGTGCTGCACGAGAAGAACGTCATCCTGACGATCGAGACCGCGCCGACGCCGCGCATCGATCCGTCGGAGCGGGTGCGCCTGGAGCAGATCAGCCCGACCTTCTCCAAGGTCACCCTGCGCTTCGGCTTCATGGAATCGCCGAACGTACCGAAGGCGCTCGCGATCGCGCGCAAGCTCGGCTGGCAGTTCGACATCATGTCGACCTCGTTCTTCCTGTCGCGCCGCGCGCTCAAGCCGGCGGCGCATTCGGGCATGCCGCGCTGGCAGGATCATCTGTTCATCACCATGAGCCGCTCGGCCAACGACGCCACCGATTATTTCCAGATCCCGAGCGGCCGCGTCGTCGAGGTCGGAACGCAGGTCACGATCTGA
- a CDS encoding potassium transporter Kup: MTATATTTEGQETASTSGFWGLTLGSIGVVFGDIGTSPLYAFREAAIGAAHGQPVSRMIVLGVLSLILWSLFIVVTAKYVLLLLRADNNGEGGTLSLMALGQRALGRRSMFLMALGVVGASMFIGDSMITPAISVLSAVEGLKLAAPALEHYVVPLTVFILVVLFAVQSKGTARVATAFGPVMVTWFLSLAVMGIVHISDDPSVLAAINPYYAVHFLLSHGTVGLVTLGAVFLAVTGGEALYADLGHFGRKPIQSAWLFFVLPALLINYFGQGALVLSDPAAIENSFYRMVPELLLLPLVVLATAATVIASQAVITGAYSLVSQAVQLGLLPRFEVRYTSESHAGQIYLPRVNRLLLIGVMLLVLMFRTSSNLASAYGIAVSTTMVADGIMGFVVIWKLWNLRAAVAAAIIAPFVIVDLTFFSANLLKLFEGAWVPLLFGAAMVVTIWTWRRGSAILTLKTRKIEVPLDDLVASLEKRPPHIVKGTAVFLTSDPTSVPTALLHNLKHNKVLHEHNVILTIETAQTPRVDVSERVRMEKISEKFSKVRLRFGFMESPNVPRALAVARKLGWQFDIMSTSFFVSRRSLKPSSQSGMPMWQDHLFIGLSRSANDATDYFQIPTGRVVEVGTQVTI, from the coding sequence ATGACGGCCACCGCCACAACGACCGAAGGTCAGGAGACCGCGAGCACATCGGGGTTCTGGGGCCTGACGCTCGGCAGCATCGGCGTCGTGTTTGGCGACATCGGGACCTCGCCGCTGTACGCCTTCCGCGAGGCCGCGATCGGCGCGGCTCACGGCCAGCCGGTGTCGCGGATGATCGTCCTCGGCGTGCTGTCGCTGATCCTCTGGTCGCTGTTCATCGTCGTCACCGCCAAATACGTCCTGCTGCTGTTGCGGGCGGACAACAACGGCGAGGGCGGCACGCTGTCGCTGATGGCGCTCGGCCAGCGGGCGCTCGGCCGTCGCAGCATGTTCCTGATGGCGCTGGGCGTGGTCGGCGCCTCGATGTTCATCGGCGATTCGATGATCACGCCGGCGATCTCGGTGCTGTCGGCGGTCGAAGGTCTCAAGCTCGCTGCGCCAGCGCTCGAGCACTATGTCGTGCCACTCACGGTCTTCATCCTGGTCGTGCTGTTCGCGGTGCAGAGCAAGGGCACGGCGCGGGTGGCGACGGCGTTCGGTCCGGTGATGGTGACCTGGTTCCTGAGCCTCGCTGTGATGGGCATTGTACATATCAGCGACGACCCGTCGGTGCTGGCGGCGATCAATCCCTATTACGCGGTGCACTTCCTGCTGTCGCATGGCACGGTCGGCCTGGTCACGCTGGGCGCCGTCTTTCTTGCGGTTACTGGCGGCGAAGCGCTGTATGCCGACCTCGGGCATTTCGGCCGCAAGCCGATCCAGTCGGCGTGGCTGTTCTTCGTGCTGCCGGCGCTGTTGATCAACTATTTCGGGCAGGGCGCTCTGGTGCTGTCCGACCCGGCCGCGATCGAGAACTCGTTCTATCGCATGGTGCCCGAGCTGCTGCTGCTGCCGCTCGTCGTGCTGGCCACCGCCGCGACCGTGATCGCGAGCCAGGCCGTGATCACCGGGGCCTATTCGCTGGTCAGCCAGGCGGTGCAACTCGGGCTGCTGCCGCGCTTCGAGGTCCGCTATACCTCGGAGAGCCATGCCGGCCAGATCTATCTGCCGCGCGTCAACCGCCTGCTGCTGATCGGCGTCATGCTGCTGGTGCTGATGTTCCGCACGTCGAGCAACCTGGCCTCCGCCTACGGCATCGCGGTGTCCACCACCATGGTCGCCGACGGCATCATGGGCTTCGTGGTGATCTGGAAGCTCTGGAATCTGCGGGCTGCGGTGGCCGCCGCGATCATCGCCCCGTTCGTGATCGTCGACCTGACCTTCTTCAGCGCCAATCTGCTGAAGCTGTTCGAGGGGGCCTGGGTGCCGCTGCTGTTTGGCGCCGCGATGGTGGTGACGATCTGGACCTGGCGGCGCGGCTCGGCGATCTTGACGCTCAAGACCCGCAAGATCGAGGTCCCGCTCGACGATCTCGTGGCCAGCCTCGAGAAGCGGCCGCCGCATATCGTCAAGGGCACCGCGGTGTTCCTCACCAGCGACCCGACCTCGGTGCCGACGGCGCTGCTGCACAATCTCAAGCACAACAAGGTGCTGCACGAGCACAATGTGATTCTGACGATCGAGACCGCCCAGACGCCGCGCGTCGACGTGTCCGAGCGGGTGCGGATGGAGAAGATCAGCGAAAAATTCTCCAAGGTCCGGCTGCGCTTCGGCTTCATGGAGTCGCCGAACGTGCCGCGGGCGCTTGCGGTGGCGCGCAAGCTCGGCTGGCAGTTCGACATCATGTCGACGTCGTTCTTCGTTTCGCGCCGGTCGCTGAAGCCGTCGTCGCAATCGGGCATGCCGATGTGGCAGGACCATCTGTTCATTGGTCTCAGCCGGTCGGCCAATGATGCCACCGACTACTTTCAGATTCCGACCGGACGGGTCGTGGAAGTCGGTACCCAGGTAACGATTTGA
- a CDS encoding flagellar motor protein MotB: MAKKKRGDAHGGGHGWFVTFADLMGLMMSFFVMLVAFSTMDNNKLKIVAGSMREAFGVQSESRYSGIVESDGLPTRPKLKNAAHISPEETSREPSPEQEERQHTNGAKLKTDRQFALASASLRQALQDMPEMTEISKHIMFEETKQGLNLEIVDQDGRSMFADGSKTPYDRTRRLIEKLAAPLKATPLRVQITGHTAAGFVPARSDYGAFDLSADRANAVRQILEREGLPPSHIFAVSGKADTQPLFPDDPSLAANRRVTITLMREDPPLPPDLKP; this comes from the coding sequence ATGGCCAAGAAAAAACGCGGCGACGCGCATGGCGGCGGGCACGGCTGGTTCGTGACCTTCGCCGACCTGATGGGTCTCATGATGAGCTTCTTCGTGATGCTCGTCGCGTTCTCCACCATGGACAACAACAAGCTGAAGATCGTCGCCGGCTCGATGCGCGAGGCCTTCGGCGTGCAGTCGGAGTCGCGCTACTCCGGCATCGTGGAATCCGACGGCCTGCCGACCCGCCCGAAGCTGAAGAACGCGGCCCACATCTCCCCGGAGGAGACGTCGCGCGAACCGAGCCCCGAGCAGGAGGAGCGCCAGCATACCAACGGCGCCAAGCTCAAGACCGACCGGCAGTTCGCGCTGGCCTCCGCCTCGCTGCGCCAGGCGCTGCAGGACATGCCGGAGATGACGGAGATCTCCAAGCACATCATGTTCGAGGAGACCAAGCAGGGCCTCAATCTCGAGATCGTCGACCAGGACGGGCGCTCGATGTTCGCCGACGGCTCCAAGACGCCTTATGACCGGACCCGGCGCCTGATCGAAAAGCTCGCCGCGCCGCTCAAGGCGACGCCGCTGCGCGTGCAGATCACCGGCCACACGGCGGCGGGTTTCGTTCCGGCCCGCAGCGACTATGGCGCCTTCGATCTGTCGGCGGACCGCGCCAACGCCGTGCGCCAGATCCTCGAGCGGGAAGGTCTTCCGCCCAGCCACATCTTCGCCGTGTCGGGCAAGGCCGACACCCAGCCACTGTTCCCGGATGATCCCTCGCTGGCGGCCAACCGACGCGTGACGATCACGCTGATGCGTGAGGATCCGCCCTTGCCGCCGGACCTGAAGCCCTAG
- a CDS encoding motility protein A: MDIMTSVGLVAGGIVIATMMLLGGDVEMFISEHAVIIIFGGSIAATMIRFPLGAMLHGLPLGAKFAFTMSRLSARDLVDELARIAEIARKQGPVGLEKVETDEPFLAKGIRYVADGYDLEFIRDNLERDRDNFLMHLDEGSKIYRAIGDCAPAFGMIGTLIGMVQMFANMTDPSKLGPFMATALLATLYGALVANLFCLPIADKLHGKLLDEETNRTLIIDGILMIRDSKSPALVREMLLAYLPEKHRHAEGEPVPA, translated from the coding sequence ATGGATATCATGACGAGTGTCGGGCTGGTCGCTGGTGGCATCGTCATCGCGACGATGATGCTGCTGGGCGGCGACGTCGAGATGTTCATCAGCGAGCATGCCGTGATCATCATCTTCGGCGGCTCGATCGCCGCGACCATGATCCGCTTTCCGCTCGGCGCCATGCTGCACGGGCTTCCGCTCGGCGCCAAATTCGCTTTCACGATGAGCCGGCTCTCGGCGCGCGACCTCGTCGACGAGCTCGCCCGCATCGCCGAGATCGCCCGTAAGCAGGGACCGGTCGGCCTCGAAAAGGTCGAGACCGACGAGCCGTTCCTGGCCAAGGGCATCCGCTACGTGGCCGACGGGTACGACCTCGAATTCATTCGCGACAATCTCGAGCGCGACCGCGACAATTTCCTGATGCATCTCGACGAGGGCAGCAAGATCTACCGCGCCATCGGCGATTGCGCGCCGGCGTTCGGCATGATCGGCACGCTGATCGGCATGGTGCAGATGTTCGCCAACATGACCGACCCGTCCAAGCTTGGCCCGTTCATGGCGACCGCGCTGCTCGCGACGTTGTACGGCGCGCTGGTCGCGAACCTGTTCTGCCTCCCGATCGCCGACAAGCTGCACGGCAAGCTGCTCGACGAGGAGACCAATCGCACGCTGATCATCGACGGCATCCTGATGATCCGCGACTCGAAGAGCCCGGCGCTGGTCCGGGAGATGCTGCTGGCCTACCTGCCGGAGAAACATCGCCACGCCGAAGGGGAGCCGGTGCCGGCCTAG
- a CDS encoding Hpt domain-containing protein codes for MTDLVQFDESVYQILISELGEEDALEVLRTFLDDTSGKFGKLASKFEDRLELKREAHSIKSSSATFGFAALSRLSRELELGSATMEPAQMLEMVHKMEKSFEQAVIFAEANLLKSGAAAA; via the coding sequence ATGACCGACCTGGTGCAATTCGATGAATCCGTCTACCAGATCCTGATCTCCGAGCTCGGCGAGGAGGATGCCCTGGAGGTGCTCAGGACCTTCCTGGACGACACCTCCGGAAAGTTCGGCAAGCTGGCCTCCAAGTTCGAGGACCGGCTCGAGCTGAAGCGCGAGGCGCATTCCATCAAGAGCTCGTCGGCGACGTTCGGCTTCGCGGCGCTGTCGCGGCTGTCACGCGAGCTCGAGCTCGGCTCGGCGACGATGGAGCCGGCCCAGATGCTGGAGATGGTCCACAAGATGGAGAAGTCTTTCGAGCAGGCCGTGATATTCGCCGAGGCCAATCTGCTCAAGAGCGGCGCGGCGGCGGCCTGA